Below is a window of Edaphobacter dinghuensis DNA.
TCTCCAGCAAAATCCACTCGTTCTCGATTCGGCGTGTACGCATGGTGAGATAGGATGCAGTTCGCTACCGGGCTGCCGCCATCAACCGTTGGTGGAGATGGTGGAGACGCGAAGGACATCGTTGGGGCGAACGCCTTGTTTGGGAAGCGGCAGAGAAAAATCGAGGCTCTGGTTGTTCCAGTTGACCTCGGGCTCGCCATCACCCTGCAACACGTCGCCGCGCTCGCGGAGGTCGAAGAGTATCTCGTCGAGGACGACGTTAAGATTTTCGTCTTCGTCGATATCTACGTTGTATTTGGTTTCTCCGCGAACGGTGTCGAAGTACATCTGATATTTGGCCATGGCTTTTACTCGTATTGTTGCGATGGTAGCGTTTCGCTGTAAGAAGTATGAATCAGCTTAAGAGATTCAGGAAGATCGGCGATGACCCAGCCGCATCGGGAGCACTCGCCGTTAAGATTATCCCAGCAGTCGCGGCACTGGGGGCGGCGGCAGCGACCGCAAAGGCGTAGATCGGCCTGATCGAAGGAGGCCATGCAGACCTGACAGCGGCCATGGACTGTGGCAGGGCCGAGTGTGCGGTCCCACCATTGCTTCTGCGCGGAAAGGATGGGGACGTGATGCTCGACGCAGAGCTGGCAGCGGCGATGCTCGAAGTCCCAGCACTTTTCGTCACATACGACGAGAGCGCAGCGAGGACAGGTGAAGGTGAGGGCATTCGGGTTCAAGCGACGGTTGCACAGGCCGCAGCGCTTGCGACTCATAGTTTGGAGCAGAACGACACCGCCGCTGGCGAGCAGGCATAGTGGTGCGGCCAGCCACTCATAAGCAACGGGCTGGTGATTGATAGAGCTGATGCCAAGGCCTACGAGTGAACAGCATCCGAGCACGACGGGGAGCAGCCATAGCGGGCGCTCGAGCAATGAGAAGAAATTTGCGGTGAAGGTTCCCAATACGCCAATCAGGATTGCGAGCAAGAGAGTCGCAAGTGGGCCAGCCAGCGCCCCGAGAAACTGGATCGAGAGCCAGAAGACAACAAACCCAACGAGTAGACCGACCTGATTCAGACGCACGTGCACTCTCCTCCAGCATCTTAGCTGAGACTCAGAATCTTGCTAAAGAGTGGTCAGGGGCTGCTGAAAAAAGTATCGGCCTATTCACGATGCAGTTACAAAGAGCGCGCGATGGTGAAGAGATGATCGGGCGGAAGACCGAGCTGGCGCGGCGTGAGATGTGCAAAAGAGTCTCCGATGGTCACGCGCGCGAGAGTCTCGATAGCGGACAACGAGGATTCTCCACAGGCCGGACACACACCCCGCCGCCGCAAGACGGCGAGGCGAAGCATAGGGCTCCAGAGATGCCGGCATCGGTTGCAGCGTGCCTTCACGCAGAGAGGCCAGTCTAGTTCGAGGGACGCGGGCTGATTTTCCGTCTGAGCGCTCTGCTGTGCAAGCGACTCATTCAATGGCTGATCCATGGGAAGGATCACCATATCTGACGAATCTTCGGAGCTATGCCAGGGGCAATCGGCGCTGGGCCGAATGGTGAAGGAGTGCCAGCTTGTCTCAGGCAATGGCAGCGAAAGTTCCCATGCGTATGCCTGCTCTGTGAGTTCTGAAGGAGTTAAGGCAAGACGAAGGCCGAGATCGACCTGGAGCGCAGCGACTATTGATGCCATGGTTGGCGTGCTGGGCAAGGGCTGATCGGTGTGAAGAGGAGCAGAACAGCTTTGCGCGGCAGAGAGCGAGAAGGAGAGCAGTTCGGCGCGGCGGGCTTCGCCCAGTTGGCAGAGATAACACGCTGCACGGCCTCCGGGGAGCCACGCTACACGGCCCGACCAGACGGCGCGCCCCTTGAGTCCGGCATCCATCATCGGAAGACGAAGACGGTGGGCTGCGTAGCCGGTTTCGACTCGGGCAAGCGTGTTGTCGGTGCAGGAGAGCAGAAGAGCACAACGCCGAAGGCGCTGAAAGCCGACGTCGGCGATCTCACATGCAAGCGTCTGCCAGTGGGTGTCAGGAAAATGCGCCGCGAGATTTTCTGCAAGGACCTCGGCTTTGTGACGGCCGAGTGAATTTTTCGATCGAAGATAAGGACTATGGATAAGGTTGGTCGCTTCGACTCTGTCGGGGTCGATCAACAGCACGGTGCCGAGCCCGAGAAGTCCGAGTAAACGAGCTGCCTCTGAGCCCAGAGCGCCGCATCCAACCACGGCAACTGCAAGTCCTCCGATTGCCTCGCGAGTGTACGAGGTCATCTCAAGACGTTCATAAATTAACGAGTTAAAAGTTGGCATAGGTGAAGAACCGGCGCACATTTTTTTGATGACATAAAAACTTCTTTCACTTTAACTCTTGATAGACGTTGATTTACGAGGCGTAAATTAATTTACGCATGCTAAGATTCTCAAACCTTAGCTGAAATTGAAGCCATGAGTCTTTACAAAAATATCTATTTCGCTGCGCTCGTCGGCGCTCTGGCTGGGATCCTCACCTGGGGTGGAAGCAGTTTGCTGTTAATTGCTTTGGACGTCAAACGCGGGCTATGGATACCGGATGCAACGGTGGTCTTCCTGCTTGGATTTCTGTTGGCGTTATTTGTCTTTCGATATATGGATTACGCCGCCGGTAAGCCTATGCGTTGGGCCACGGTGGGCTGGGGAGCGCTCTGTGGGTTAGGCTCGGCGGTTGTCGTTACGCTGATTCTCTCGCTGCTGCAGACGCATATTCAGGTTGAGTCGCCGACATTGTTTCGGTTGGTGGCGTGGGCGCTGGCAGGATCGCTGATCGGCATGGGAGTTGGCCTGCGCTGGGTGAAGAACAATCGGGTCAGGGTGTTGCATACCTATGCGGGAGGGTTGGCGGGCGGTCTAGTGGGTGGTCTGCTGTTTACTTTTCTCGGGCCGCACTCTCCGGAGATATGCCAGGCCTTTGGATTGATGCTGACGGGCGCAGGCACAGGACTTGGCGCGGCGCTTTCGCCCATGCTGATGCGCGATGGAGCGGTGCAGTTCATCAGCAGCGGTGATGCGCGTGCGCAGAGCAAGCTTGGCCGCACCGGCAAGCAGTGGCCGCTTGAGCCGGGCGAGAGCTATGTTCTTGGCAATATCGCTACGTCAGATACGGGCAGCAGATTTCAACAGGGTGTCGACATCTTTGTTCCGGACTCGTTTTTGTCTCCGCGTCACGCCGTACTGTTCTCAAAAGAAGGTCGTTACTTCATCGCCCGGCATCCGGATGCCGGTGGTCCGGCGGGCATTGCAAAGTTCATACTCAGGGTTCGTGGAAAGACAGTAACAACTTCTCAGGAGCTTCACGAATCAGACGACATATTGGTTGGCCGCACCGCCCTCCGTTTTTCCAGCAAAAAACTTCACGACTAGGAATGGTGACTTGGTAGCTCGGGCCGCAAAATTCGGGATTGCGATGTGCGCGCTTTTACTGGCGGGCGCAATCAGTAGCTGGGCGCAGGGAAGCGGGGCGACAGCTCTCTCTGTCGTGCGCGCTCCGGAGCTCGTTCGTTGTACGCCGATCAGCATGACACCGTGCCTCTCTGTGAGTGTTACGCCATCGAAC
It encodes the following:
- a CDS encoding ThiF family adenylyltransferase, which gives rise to MTSYTREAIGGLAVAVVGCGALGSEAARLLGLLGLGTVLLIDPDRVEATNLIHSPYLRSKNSLGRHKAEVLAENLAAHFPDTHWQTLACEIADVGFQRLRRCALLLSCTDNTLARVETGYAAHRLRLPMMDAGLKGRAVWSGRVAWLPGGRAACYLCQLGEARRAELLSFSLSAAQSCSAPLHTDQPLPSTPTMASIVAALQVDLGLRLALTPSELTEQAYAWELSLPLPETSWHSFTIRPSADCPWHSSEDSSDMVILPMDQPLNESLAQQSAQTENQPASLELDWPLCVKARCNRCRHLWSPMLRLAVLRRRGVCPACGESSLSAIETLARVTIGDSFAHLTPRQLGLPPDHLFTIARSL
- a CDS encoding FHA domain-containing protein, whose protein sequence is MSLYKNIYFAALVGALAGILTWGGSSLLLIALDVKRGLWIPDATVVFLLGFLLALFVFRYMDYAAGKPMRWATVGWGALCGLGSAVVVTLILSLLQTHIQVESPTLFRLVAWALAGSLIGMGVGLRWVKNNRVRVLHTYAGGLAGGLVGGLLFTFLGPHSPEICQAFGLMLTGAGTGLGAALSPMLMRDGAVQFISSGDARAQSKLGRTGKQWPLEPGESYVLGNIATSDTGSRFQQGVDIFVPDSFLSPRHAVLFSKEGRYFIARHPDAGGPAGIAKFILRVRGKTVTTSQELHESDDILVGRTALRFSSKKLHD